In Gossypium raimondii isolate GPD5lz chromosome 12, ASM2569854v1, whole genome shotgun sequence, a single window of DNA contains:
- the LOC105763973 gene encoding NDR1/HIN1-like protein 12, with protein sequence MCDQCQRQPPMCDQCQPPPPPPPQQHPPPPPPTNGEGKPPPIPSPPPPPQGGAGRSCCLCIFIFLLLAGAAVLTVWLIYRPHKPRFVVVGAAIYELNATSQPFISTSMQFTIVMRNPNKRVSIYYDKLQAYVSYRNQQITPPLDLPPLYHATKTTVALSPVLGSGMVPASAEVVDGLMIDETYGVVALRVVLLGKLRWKAGAIKTVKYGFYVRCDVWVGLKKGGVGPVPLLGAPPCKVDI encoded by the coding sequence ATGTGTGACCAATGCCAACGCCAACCTCCAATGTGTGACCAATGCCaacctcctcctcctccaccaccACAACAACATCCACCGCCACCACCACCCACTAATGGCGAAGGCAAACCTCCTCCTATACCCAgcccaccaccaccaccacaagGTGGTGCAGGCCGTTCTTGTTGCTTATGCATTTTCATCTTCCTCCTCTTAGCAGGAGCCGCAGTACTCACCGTCTGGCTCATCTACCGTCCCCACAAACCCCGTTTCGTCGTCGTCGGCGCCGCTATATACGAACTCAACGCCACTTCCCAACCCTTCATTTCAACTTCTATGCAGTTCACCATCGTGATGAGAAACCCCAACAAGAGAGTCTCTATCTATTACGACAAGTTACAAGCTTATGTTTCGTATAGGAACCAACAGATCACTCCCCCTTTGGACTTACCCCCGCTGTACCACGCTACTAAAACAACAGTGGCGTTGTCCCCCGTACTCGGTAGCGGGATGGTGCCGGCGTCGGCGGAGGTGGTGGATGGACTGATGATAGACGAGACTTACGGAGTGGTGGCGTTGAGGGTAGTGTTGTTGGGGAAACTGAGATGGAAAGCTGGTGCTATCAAGACAGTCAAGTATGGGTTTTACGTACGATGTGATGTTTGGGTCGGGTTGAAAAAGGGTGGTGTTGGACCCGTCCCTTTGCTTGGAGCTCCGCCATGTAAAGTCGATATATGA